In the genome of Nitrospiria bacterium, one region contains:
- a CDS encoding spermidine synthase: protein MTLLICAIFFISGSSALIFETLWFHQAGLALGNSVWASSLVLSGFMGGLALGNALAARYGDRLGNPVRVYAMVELAIAISGIGLVVLFPVLGAELAPWFRPLLEHPWILNPVRLFLAFILLLIPSTAMGVTLPLLTKVLTAYDPNFGRVLGRLYGWNTLGAVIGVVVGETYFIGVFGVHGTALMAGMLNMAAAAVAVGISQMASPQASSPSGAGRRPLYRTAEWRWLASAFVSGFCLLALEVVWFRFLLLFVMGHAMAFALMLAVVLAGIALGGLAASLWMRILPEAHRFGSPLAFSAGLLCVGSYAAFPLALQPFAASPYVITGPVEILRVGAPLMFPVSFLSGIFFTLVGAALRHSLASETATTGILTLANTVGAALGALVAGFFFLPVLGMEKSLFFIALLYGGIGALLWPGSPIPRRIAFAGAAVFLVGAALFPFGLMENRLLQVPVKRYLHGDAAGKVAGLREGLTETIIYFEKEMLGRPLSYTMLTNSYSMSGTGISSRRYMKLFVYWPMAVHPNLKRALLICYGVGNTAKALTDSKSLESIDVVDISRDVLEMNDIVYPKPADRPLQDPRVRVHIEDGRYFLQTTDRDFDLITAEPPPPGIAGVENLYTREYFQLLHDRLSEGGIVTYWLPLHSLTDVSTKAILRAFCDAFEDCSLWNAMGTSLMMAGTRHAQGPVSEEQFTRQWDDPVVAPEMRAVGFERPEQLGALYIGDAEFVKRLVGDSPPLVDNYPKLIEAPLGSQEEVGRLFRGFTDMDAARERFRNSPLIKRLWPEQLLTASLPYFGVQDIINAHWYGTMQREHPGYEDAHALLTRSSLSTAVLWRLGSDPDIQRIVAEAGPAERADPLLQYHLGIRFISERNYSAAVEPLARAGQLPQVRQEAFRLAVYALAMSGRIDQAQKMAQERFSQLLMTAKGPAVKSPGEIPLPPFWQWMKETFGIDPRVTAPVPQGAPK, encoded by the coding sequence ATGACCCTTCTCATCTGCGCGATCTTCTTCATTTCAGGGTCGTCGGCACTCATCTTCGAGACCCTCTGGTTTCATCAGGCGGGGCTGGCGCTCGGCAACAGCGTTTGGGCTTCCAGCCTGGTTCTCTCGGGTTTCATGGGCGGGCTCGCCTTGGGCAATGCGCTGGCCGCGCGATACGGGGATCGCCTCGGTAACCCGGTACGCGTCTATGCCATGGTCGAATTGGCCATCGCAATATCCGGAATCGGCCTGGTCGTTCTGTTCCCGGTCCTCGGAGCGGAGCTTGCGCCCTGGTTTCGGCCGCTGTTGGAACATCCATGGATCTTGAACCCCGTTCGGCTCTTCCTGGCATTCATCTTGCTGCTCATTCCCTCCACGGCGATGGGGGTGACGCTGCCCTTGTTGACGAAGGTTCTTACGGCCTATGATCCCAATTTTGGCCGGGTGCTGGGGAGGCTCTATGGATGGAACACTCTCGGCGCGGTGATCGGGGTGGTGGTGGGCGAGACCTACTTCATCGGTGTTTTCGGAGTGCACGGGACCGCGTTGATGGCGGGAATGTTGAACATGGCCGCCGCCGCCGTCGCGGTGGGGATCTCCCAAATGGCCTCCCCGCAGGCGTCGTCCCCTTCGGGGGCGGGCCGACGACCCCTTTACCGGACCGCGGAATGGCGCTGGCTTGCCTCGGCGTTTGTATCGGGATTCTGCCTTCTCGCTTTGGAGGTTGTCTGGTTTCGTTTCCTCTTGCTCTTTGTCATGGGCCATGCGATGGCCTTTGCGCTGATGCTGGCCGTAGTTTTGGCGGGCATTGCGCTGGGCGGTCTGGCTGCGTCCCTATGGATGCGCATCTTACCGGAGGCCCATCGCTTCGGTTCGCCGCTGGCCTTTTCGGCCGGGCTTTTGTGCGTGGGCTCCTACGCCGCGTTTCCGCTGGCCCTCCAGCCCTTTGCGGCCTCCCCCTACGTGATCACCGGTCCGGTCGAGATTCTACGGGTCGGAGCGCCCCTCATGTTTCCCGTTTCATTTCTTTCCGGTATTTTCTTCACGCTGGTCGGGGCCGCCCTGCGTCACAGCCTGGCCTCCGAAACCGCAACCACCGGCATCCTCACCCTGGCCAATACCGTGGGGGCCGCGTTGGGTGCGCTGGTCGCCGGGTTCTTTTTTCTCCCGGTCTTGGGAATGGAGAAGTCGCTTTTCTTCATCGCCCTGCTCTATGGGGGAATCGGGGCCCTGCTGTGGCCCGGGAGTCCGATCCCGCGGCGGATCGCGTTCGCGGGCGCGGCCGTGTTTCTGGTGGGCGCGGCGCTCTTTCCCTTCGGGTTGATGGAAAATCGTCTTCTTCAGGTTCCCGTGAAGCGGTATCTTCATGGAGACGCCGCCGGCAAGGTCGCGGGCCTTCGCGAGGGTCTCACCGAAACCATCATTTACTTCGAAAAGGAGATGCTGGGAAGACCGCTGTCCTACACGATGCTGACCAACTCATATTCGATGTCCGGGACGGGAATTTCCTCTCGACGCTACATGAAGTTGTTTGTCTACTGGCCGATGGCGGTCCACCCGAACCTCAAACGGGCCCTCCTGATCTGCTACGGGGTCGGGAACACGGCCAAGGCGTTGACGGACTCGAAAAGCCTGGAGTCCATCGATGTCGTCGACATTTCCAGGGATGTTCTGGAGATGAACGACATCGTCTATCCGAAGCCCGCCGACCGTCCTTTGCAGGACCCCCGGGTTCGTGTCCACATCGAAGACGGGCGCTACTTTCTGCAAACGACGGACCGGGACTTCGATCTGATCACGGCGGAACCGCCCCCGCCCGGGATTGCCGGTGTTGAAAACCTTTACACGCGCGAGTACTTTCAGCTGCTTCACGACCGGCTGTCCGAAGGCGGAATCGTCACGTATTGGCTGCCGCTGCATTCGCTCACGGATGTGAGCACCAAGGCCATCCTTCGGGCCTTTTGCGACGCCTTCGAGGACTGTTCGCTTTGGAACGCGATGGGGACCAGTTTGATGATGGCGGGAACCCGCCATGCCCAGGGGCCGGTCTCCGAGGAGCAGTTTACCCGGCAGTGGGACGACCCGGTTGTGGCGCCCGAGATGAGGGCGGTGGGGTTCGAGCGGCCCGAACAGCTCGGTGCGCTCTATATCGGAGATGCCGAGTTTGTGAAACGCCTCGTCGGGGACTCGCCGCCCCTCGTCGACAATTATCCAAAGCTGATCGAGGCTCCCTTAGGGTCCCAAGAGGAGGTCGGGCGGCTCTTTCGGGGCTTCACCGATATGGACGCCGCGAGGGAACGCTTTCGAAACAGCCCCCTCATCAAACGCCTCTGGCCGGAACAACTGCTGACCGCCTCCCTGCCTTACTTCGGCGTTCAGGATATTATCAACGCCCACTGGTACGGTACGATGCAAAGGGAGCATCCCGGGTACGAAGACGCCCATGCCCTCCTGACCCGGTCTTCCCTGAGCACCGCGGTCCTCTGGCGTTTGGGGAGTGATCCGGACATTCAACGCATCGTGGCCGAGGCCGGGCCGGCGGAACGGGCCGACCCCCTTCTGCAGTACCATCTCGGGATACGCTTCATATCGGAGCGGAATTATTCCGCGGCCGTCGAGCCTCTCGCACGGGCCGGGCAACTCCCGCAGGTTCGCCAAGAGGCTTTTCGCCTCGCCGTCTATGCCCTCGCGATGTCGGGGCGGATCGACCAGGCTCAGAAAATGGCGCAGGAGCGATTTTCCCAGCTCCTGATGACGGCGAAAGGCCCGGCCGTGAAATCCCCGGGCGAAATTCCTCTCCCTCCGTTCTGGCAGTGGATGAAGGAAACTTTCGGAATCGATCCCCGCGTGACCGCCCCCGTTCCACAGGGGGCCCCGAAATGA
- a CDS encoding calcium-binding protein, giving the protein MKNKTKIHLPILAIFLIAAAMFTASIASPALADWTDGYWGSVTAVVCNATNPQHPFARVIGGNHPGVYPATLVGSNKSETLRGTDGDDVIFGMAGNNTVQANGGNDIVCGGGVTDNLYGGDGDDILIGGSGKNTLNGGNGNDILIGFDANDSLFAGAGDNLLIGGAGKDSLFGGVGNDTLYGQDADDKLFGGGGIDACDGGTHVTSDAIYGCETITYDHTPPVAAVYVP; this is encoded by the coding sequence ATGAAGAACAAAACAAAGATTCATTTACCGATTCTAGCGATATTTTTAATTGCCGCGGCCATGTTTACTGCGTCGATTGCGAGCCCAGCTTTAGCGGACTGGACGGACGGCTATTGGGGTTCCGTGACTGCCGTGGTATGCAATGCGACCAATCCGCAACATCCATTTGCCCGGGTCATCGGGGGTAACCACCCGGGTGTCTATCCGGCGACCCTTGTCGGGAGCAATAAAAGCGAGACGCTTCGTGGCACCGACGGCGACGACGTTATCTTCGGCATGGCTGGAAACAACACAGTCCAAGCAAATGGCGGAAATGATATCGTGTGCGGGGGCGGAGTTACCGACAACCTGTACGGCGGAGACGGCGATGACATTCTGATCGGCGGTTCCGGAAAGAACACACTCAATGGCGGGAACGGAAACGACATCCTCATCGGTTTCGACGCCAACGATTCGCTGTTCGCCGGCGCTGGGGATAATCTTCTGATCGGCGGAGCGGGCAAGGATTCGCTCTTCGGAGGTGTCGGCAATGACACGCTGTACGGTCAGGACGCCGATGACAAGCTCTTCGGCGGCGGCGGAATCGACGCCTGCGATGGGGGTACGCACGTGACCAGTGATGCCATTTATGGCTGCGAGACGATCACGTATGACCACACACCTCCCGTTGCGGCCGTATATGTTCCATAA
- a CDS encoding calcium-binding protein — protein sequence MKHTSKFKFTAMSIVLSALAVVTVLTGGQAFAQVSTLNVANATCGDEEVTITYEDGSTATAPYTMTASGVKAGTGDQDVIKGSAGPDTISGRDGDDIICGFGGHDTLVGGNGNDLLIGGNDSDTLVGGAGDDTLFGEGGNDTLSGGDGNDVLSGGDGNDTLIGGAGNDTLKGDAGNDALYGDGDDDTVIGGPGNDALYGGTGNDSLTGDNIEGLNDGLADSCNGGTGTDDADANCDKMLAIP from the coding sequence ATGAAACACACCTCAAAATTTAAATTCACGGCAATGTCTATTGTTCTATCAGCGCTGGCGGTGGTCACGGTTTTGACCGGGGGTCAGGCCTTTGCCCAGGTCAGCACCTTAAATGTCGCAAACGCGACGTGCGGGGACGAGGAGGTCACCATTACCTATGAGGACGGATCAACAGCCACGGCACCCTATACTATGACAGCCAGCGGAGTCAAGGCGGGAACCGGGGACCAGGATGTGATCAAGGGCAGTGCCGGTCCGGATACGATCAGCGGTCGCGATGGAGACGACATCATCTGCGGATTCGGAGGCCACGACACCCTGGTCGGCGGGAATGGCAACGATCTTCTGATCGGCGGGAACGATTCCGACACGTTGGTCGGCGGAGCCGGAGACGACACGCTGTTCGGTGAAGGGGGCAACGACACCCTGTCCGGCGGCGACGGAAACGACGTCCTGTCCGGCGGCGACGGAAACGACACCCTGATCGGGGGCGCGGGCAACGATACTCTGAAAGGAGACGCCGGCAATGATGCCCTGTATGGGGACGGAGACGATGACACCGTCATCGGAGGTCCCGGCAATGATGCCCTGTACGGAGGGACCGGTAACGACTCCCTCACCGGTGACAACATCGAGGGACTAAATGACGGACTCGCGGATTCCTGCAACGGCGGCACCGGCACCGATGACGCCGACGCGAACTGCGATAAGATGCTGGCCATTCCTTAA
- a CDS encoding HEAT repeat domain-containing protein, protein MTGILIFPFLGVGAESATTESAAGPLFVLSYQHNLLSANIQAISLKEVLQRLSQLTQIESCLDGSIGNESVTVEFENLPLEEGIRQILQGKSYALTYTQTSFQRGDTTLPKLMGIRVVPKGAIPPLGNERSDSSAPFSGSGPREDRPHSVAAQTAEASLPPDDATDSGLRDQDPRVREAALESLGRSDRPIPFDPIAEISRTDENPVLRMDALELLAEKGGDAALDPVREALKDPDPEVRGLAQGLMEEQRALALTRLEQLKVKNP, encoded by the coding sequence TTGACCGGGATCCTGATTTTCCCCTTCCTCGGGGTAGGGGCAGAGAGCGCCACAACCGAATCCGCGGCCGGGCCCTTGTTTGTTTTGAGCTACCAACACAATCTTCTGAGCGCAAATATTCAGGCGATCTCTTTGAAGGAAGTATTGCAACGCCTCAGCCAACTCACGCAAATCGAAAGCTGTCTCGACGGGTCCATTGGAAATGAGTCCGTCACGGTCGAATTCGAGAACCTTCCGTTAGAGGAAGGAATCCGGCAGATTCTGCAGGGAAAGAGCTACGCACTTACTTACACCCAAACTTCCTTTCAAAGAGGCGATACGACGTTGCCGAAGCTCATGGGAATCCGGGTTGTTCCGAAAGGTGCGATCCCCCCTTTAGGAAACGAACGATCGGATTCCTCCGCGCCCTTTTCCGGTTCAGGCCCGAGGGAAGATCGCCCCCATTCCGTGGCCGCGCAGACGGCGGAAGCATCCTTGCCCCCCGATGACGCGACGGACTCCGGCCTTCGCGATCAGGATCCAAGGGTCCGCGAAGCCGCGCTGGAAAGTTTGGGACGATCGGACCGGCCGATTCCTTTCGACCCCATTGCGGAAATTTCCAGGACGGACGAAAACCCCGTTCTCCGGATGGACGCCTTGGAGCTACTGGCGGAGAAAGGAGGCGACGCCGCGCTGGATCCGGTACGGGAGGCGCTAAAGGACCCGGACCCCGAGGTTCGGGGGCTGGCTCAAGGTCTGATGGAAGAGCAACGGGCTTTGGCCCTAACCCGTCTCGAGCAGCTGAAGGTGAAAAATCCTTAA
- a CDS encoding MFS transporter — MREEERQTNPGPKPFWAEVSGYQWLVLTVAWLGWVFDSMDSTLYAVTLQPALHELLGAENSIQGIEWYGGVIFSVFLIGWALGGVLFGVLADYIGRTRTMILTILIYSIFTGMAALSHTWWELTAYRFLTALGIGGEWAAGAALVAETWPEAKRAKAAGILQSAWAAGFFLAALANLWLGSYGWRILFLVGILPALVTLLVRFTVKEPERWLKVGEDRKHALQKVAPAARSERERELLEFSLKRLFRRDLRSRTAVGSLLAFVAVFGLWGATNWTPTLVREMLAPQNLDPGAVNRYVSYSVMSLNIGALAGYLAFGPIADRIGRRATFFLMCLGSFVMLPLTFYSPKDYTVVLGLLPVMGFFNNGIFSGFPIYLPELYPTSIRATGVGFCFNIGRVLASTGPLVKGYLGTLFEPGKAASLIGIVYLLGIVALPFAPETKGKPLPD, encoded by the coding sequence GTGAGGGAAGAGGAGCGCCAAACCAATCCGGGGCCAAAACCCTTTTGGGCCGAGGTGAGCGGATACCAGTGGCTGGTCCTGACCGTCGCCTGGCTGGGATGGGTCTTCGACTCGATGGATTCCACCCTTTATGCCGTGACGCTTCAACCGGCGCTTCATGAGCTCCTTGGGGCCGAGAATTCGATTCAAGGAATTGAGTGGTACGGCGGGGTTATCTTCTCGGTTTTTCTGATCGGATGGGCTCTGGGCGGCGTGCTGTTCGGCGTCCTGGCAGATTACATCGGTCGAACCCGGACAATGATCCTGACCATACTGATCTATTCGATCTTTACAGGCATGGCCGCGCTCTCACACACATGGTGGGAATTGACGGCATATCGGTTCTTGACGGCTTTGGGCATCGGCGGCGAATGGGCGGCGGGTGCCGCGCTGGTGGCCGAGACCTGGCCGGAAGCCAAGCGGGCGAAAGCGGCGGGGATTCTTCAATCGGCCTGGGCGGCCGGTTTCTTTCTCGCCGCGTTGGCCAATCTATGGCTCGGATCCTACGGGTGGCGAATCCTATTTCTTGTCGGGATACTTCCGGCGCTGGTGACCCTCCTGGTTCGTTTTACGGTGAAGGAGCCGGAGCGCTGGCTCAAGGTGGGCGAGGACCGGAAGCATGCGCTTCAGAAAGTCGCTCCCGCTGCGCGCTCGGAGCGGGAGCGGGAACTGCTCGAGTTCAGTCTCAAACGGTTGTTCCGTCGAGACCTCCGGAGTCGCACCGCGGTAGGATCCCTCCTGGCCTTTGTCGCCGTCTTCGGCCTGTGGGGCGCCACGAACTGGACGCCGACCCTGGTCCGTGAAATGCTGGCTCCTCAGAATCTGGACCCGGGCGCCGTCAATCGGTATGTGAGCTATTCGGTGATGAGCCTCAACATCGGAGCGCTGGCGGGCTATCTGGCCTTTGGACCGATCGCCGATCGCATCGGCCGCCGCGCCACGTTCTTTCTCATGTGTCTGGGCAGTTTTGTCATGCTGCCCCTCACGTTCTATTCGCCGAAAGATTATACCGTCGTTTTGGGGCTGCTTCCGGTCATGGGTTTTTTCAACAACGGAATCTTCAGCGGCTTTCCGATCTATCTCCCGGAGCTTTATCCCACCTCGATCCGTGCCACCGGTGTAGGGTTTTGCTTCAACATCGGGAGAGTTCTGGCATCAACCGGGCCCTTGGTCAAAGGATACCTGGGCACGCTGTTTGAGCCCGGCAAGGCCGCCAGTCTGATCGGAATCGTCTACCTCTTGGGAATCGTCGCACTCCCTTTTGCTCCGGAAACGAAGGGGAAGCCGCTGCCGGATTAG
- a CDS encoding Fe-Mn family superoxide dismutase: MKYEPKNFNHLLGIKGLSDGLLKTHFSLYQGYVANTNKMVERLNQLLQDGNTETPDYGELKRRFGWEFNGMRLHEYYFGNLTKDPAPIDERSSLFKKLVNDFGGFNRWEKDFEATGALRGIGWAVLSYDSMESRLFNVWINEHNAGQLSGAVPLLIMDVFEHAYIIDYGIKRGDYIEVFLRTIDWNIVDGRFQAAQSNEGRRKQGIIHRV, encoded by the coding sequence ATGAAATATGAACCTAAGAACTTTAATCACCTGCTGGGAATAAAAGGCTTGAGTGATGGGTTGTTGAAAACCCATTTTTCCTTATACCAAGGCTACGTGGCGAACACCAATAAAATGGTCGAGCGTTTGAATCAGCTGTTGCAGGACGGAAACACGGAAACGCCCGATTACGGAGAATTGAAACGCCGATTCGGATGGGAATTTAACGGCATGCGCCTGCACGAATACTATTTCGGTAACTTGACCAAGGATCCCGCGCCGATAGACGAACGCTCGTCGTTATTTAAAAAACTGGTGAACGATTTCGGCGGTTTCAACCGTTGGGAGAAAGATTTTGAGGCCACCGGCGCGCTTCGCGGCATCGGATGGGCGGTGCTGTCCTACGATTCCATGGAATCGCGACTTTTCAACGTTTGGATCAACGAACACAATGCGGGCCAACTCTCCGGAGCCGTTCCCCTTCTGATTATGGACGTGTTTGAACACGCCTATATCATCGATTATGGGATCAAGCGGGGGGATTATATCGAGGTCTTTCTCAGGACCATCGACTGGAACATAGTCGACGGGCGTTTCCAGGCCGCTCAATCCAATGAGGGACGAAGGAAACAAGGGATAATTCATCGGGTCTAG